The genomic stretch AACCCCGgaagaaaatcgatttcaaCTAAATACTTACGCGTCCAATACGCAGTGGTTTGATgacaatttcacttttaattgGATCGTACTCAACACTGACAATGTCTTGATCACTCAGCGTTAATTCGTAATGGCCACTTCCTGTTTCAAAGTAATAAAAACCGAGAATTACGACGTGActttgaaagaatttaaatccTCACCTTGAGAAACTGGAATTCGTTCGGGTTCATTTTTACCGATGAAAATTGATATCGAGTCAAAAGGCAGTAGATTTCGGTTTACCGTCAGAAAGTTTAATTCGTTTTCGATCAGAGGCTTTTTGAGTGCACTGGTCGGTGTCTGTGGATGCACAAAATCACATTAAGTTGTTCGATTAATTCAAAGTATTTCGGTTTACCTTCTGAATGCCAAATTCGGGTACTTCAGGATCAATGGATAGACCATACAACACTTTCCACGAGTACGAAGTGACACTGCCtttgattttcgaaattttggaGGAGTCCGAGACCATCACCGTTAAATAATCTCGCACAGGAATGTTGACACCCGTCAGTATCTCGTCTTCACTTTGGCGTCTGTGATTGATACTGTCGTCGATATGACCATCAGCTTGTGCAAATTTCCAATCAAACTCCAACGAACTGATATTCATGAGCTTTCGATTTTGAGCGTCGAGCACTTCGATGCCAATTTCGAGATTGTTTGAGTTTCCCTGCAGATACATCAACGATTTCTTCGTCTTCATCGGACAACTTGTACGCAATTCTGCGGTCGTGTACAGATTCAGGAACCGTGGCTTGACACAGTAAATGTTTGTTACCATTTGTGAGATGTAGGGAACGCAGTTCTTAGCAGACAGAGAATTGTAAATGTCTATGGTGAGCTTAGTTTCGCCCACAACCTTGCAGAGCacattgaaaatgtgatagTCTTTGCTGAATTCGTTTTGCACGTCCTCAACGTCGACCAATTCGTTGTTGTAATCAATTTTCCGGACCAATTCCGATTCGattgtgaacattttctgtggaCCATTCTCATAAATGACGTTTCTTGTGGTTCCAATCGGCAGGACGATCTCGTTCAAAATCGGattcaaaatgttaaatttttcgaACACCACAAGTGTGACCTCATCTTTGAGCACTTCGTTCATGAAGTTGTACGTCACTTTCAACTGTGTTGTACCGATGTTGTTCGCACGCAGCGTTAGTATTCGGCACGCATTTTTCGACAATTTGGAATTTTCGTTTGGTAGACTTTCACTGACAAAAATTTCGCTGGAGAAATccaattttaaatgtaaattttcacaaGCGAAAAATGGCATCAACGTCTTGTTATGCTTGGCATAAATGGCCACATGAATTTCAACCACATCATTCACAGCCGTTTCGAAATTGTATTGGACGATTTCCAATTTAACTGGCGGCAGGAAAAATATGTCGGCCGTCCGGGCAACCTTTTCGTTCTGGGCCAGTGCGACTTTGATTTGTCCGAATTTTTGCACGTTCTCGTGCTGATATTCACTTTGgaaatttactaaattttgCAGATTTTCTGGTTTGGTGAAGGCCAAACCGTTTCCGTCTATCGAAACTAGTTGCTGATGCATCGATGACCAGACAAACGAATCAGTTCCACCACTAGCAGTGAATTGGATGTATTGCCTGAAAGAGAATGAGTCAACGATGACGTCAGTCCATCAGCATTTTCGAATGGTTCATGTCTACTCACCCTTTAGGACTATTCGCGTCGTAAGGCAGTATAACGAGTCGGGGCTTCAGATCAATACGATCAAAAACAGACAGCTCGGCAGTAGCGGTGAGACTTTTGAAGTTAGCCGATACTGTGGACCCACCTTTTCGTACAGCTTCACCGTAAATGCGAGTTCCGTTCGTTGTGCGACTGAGCGAATGGAAAATTGTCTCGTCAAACGACGCCTCTATATTGTACTTTGATCCGAGCGTAATTTTATTGCCATCGCTGTAAAGAATGGAAATTCTGTGATTAGAGCACGACCCACCCAATCAAAATCTGACGGAAACATACCGGGATACTAAATCGACAGCAATTTCGTGACGTTCACCGACCGTTGTCACCCAATTGTAGTGCGGCAACAGATTTAGAGTCAATTGTTTCGCATCGCATATAGTCAGCGCAGCTGTTGGCATTGGAGGCATATCACTGTCCGCATGATTCGGTATATTTCTGTCTCTCAGGTACACCGTAGTGCTTCCGATTGTATGCCCCGACGCATAGTTTCCGTCCAATGTGGCGTACTTATTGTCAGCAATCTCTAGGTAATATTGCTGGGCTGACACTTCTTCCAATTTGCCTCGTTTCAGTTGTTTGATTTTGAACTGAATGGTATCGCCGACCAAAATATGCGCATCACTCGGATCTAACATAAGATTGGCCAGTACCATAATTTGGACGACTAACGGTTTGATCTCGCTGTATTCCGGATATGGTAGACTGACAGTGACTGAAGCGGATCCCGTGTTTACACCTTCTAAGAGCGTCATCGATCCTTTTAGTCCAATGCTTTCCAAGTGTTCAACTTCTTTCGGGACTTCATGGTGTCGGCTTTCAGAAAATCGCAAAAATCTCAGCACCTCTTGCCAACTGTTTTTCACTTTCGATTCAACGGATCGGTGATTCTGTGATGCAATCTTCCAAGTAAATTCGATGCCCTCAAGTGTGGAGAATGCGTTGCCTGCAAAATCGCAGGAAATTAACAGCACTGGAATCAAGCGAAAACTACGAACAACTAACCTTGTGAATCGAAAGCCCACATTTTGAATGCTTCTGGCACTTCCTCAATGTACAGTTCTCTTGTTGTAGTTAGAACGCCGAGCTCATATATAACGTCCAGGATGACATCGGCACGTAATATTTCACCAGTTGAGGTATCTTCAGCCAAAACTACGGCCGTGTTTCGTCGATGCTCACGAGATGATGTCGCAGCCGTTATCACGACTTGTTGCGAACAATCATTGTACCGATCAACGTATATCGGTGTTATCGATATGAGATCAGGTCGGGACGATGTCCTGAAAAGTAGTCAGATGTCAGTTCACttaaaaatcacttttcattcaatcaatcgtaaaattcattcaaacacTGATTGTTACGCTGTATTTGTTTACATTGATGTTTTGCCCCCCACTACACATTCCGCGTCTATTGTGTCATTCGCTTAAAAACGTTGATTGCTCATTCCCGGTCTCATTATTTATTCGTAATACAAATGTTAAGTCAACGAAATCAAGATTCAATTAGACAAATTTGAATATCTCACATCCGATTGGAAACATTGCATACAATACGgagaaattcaaataaaccgGTAATCGAGTCAGTAAGGTTATGCAACTTACCATGTGAAACAACCCCCTTCAATCACTTGTAACGTATAATTAACcgatacattttcaaataacgGCAGTAGAATACGTGGTCCGGGGGAGAACTTAGCACCATCAACAACATAACAATATAATAAcacgaagaaaaataatttctcacTCATTTTTATGTCCATCTTACGCGCCACAATgatatgaaatgaaaacaaaatactgAACGTCAAtgtcaagttgacatttttgtgtttgtgtCGTCCCAGGAGAAAAATTCGATCGGAAAGGGATTGTGATTTTTGAGTGAACGCGGTGACAATATACAACGATAACATCATATTTGACACTCCTTCATCCTTCGCAAGACGTTGATAAACcatctttcatttcattagtTGTTTCAGTAATACATTCTGATATTACCTAGATGAACCACtcaattttcatgtttctGCCATAGTGCCGGCAGCGCTACCTATACGTTCAGTTTTTAAGTAACaaacgaaatttgacagttaAGAAACGTGATGTTGTCTTTCGCTAGTgtgtttttttccttctgtcaGATGTGTTGTCTTTCgcgaaatgtaaattaaaactaaaaatgaaattcaagttAATGTCCATCGAAGACTTGGACAAACTAGAAAAGACTAAAATCATCTCGTATGTGACCAAGTTACACGAGTTTGTCAAAAGCCAACAAAAGAAACTGCGAAAAGTCAAGGACAAATACAAGAAATTGGTAAATTCTAACTCAAACGTCCTACTAAAAACAATAACACCGCACTGTGTGTATCGTGCATTATGTTACAGAAGGCGAAAGACCACAAAGATTCCGACAAAAAACGTCGAGATCATGAAAGCAGTGATGATTCTAAAGACGAAGAGTCTAAGCGAAAAACGGCCCCAACTCGTAAGCAATTTATCAGAGATTTAAGTTAAAGGGGCGGGATGAGCTTTCACGTTTTTTCTCCGCAGACAATGGTTCCAAAGAAGAAGAGCCGACTAAACACAAACCGTCCCCAGCTCCGAAGAAATTAGCCGAATCAGCTGAAGTAACTGACCAGCAACAACAGCCAATTAGTTTCGTAGACGAGATTCGTCAAGCGGCGgaaaacatacaaaatgaGAACGGTTTCGTGTACGAACCCACTTCGGGATTGTATTACGACCGAGCGACTGGTTATTACTACAATGCAGTAAGTTAATCAGCTGATTAATCTGTTGTACACAACGGTAACATGACTTTCATTGCAGGAACATGGCCTTTACTACGACGGCAACACCGGTTGCTACTacaaatttaatgttgaagATAACAAATTCGAGTTCCACTCTCAAGTGACAACCGTTCCAACGAATCAGGTTTCCCAACGCTCCAAACTCAATCGATCGATCGAATGatatttaatttcgaaaatgttttttttttccattcattcaACTTCACATG from Bradysia coprophila strain Holo2 unplaced genomic scaffold, BU_Bcop_v1 contig_138, whole genome shotgun sequence encodes the following:
- the LOC119073430 gene encoding nuclear pore membrane glycoprotein 210 isoform X2; the protein is MDIKMSEKLFFFVLLYCYVVDGAKFSPGPRILLPLFENVSVNYTLQVIEGGCFTWTSSRPDLISITPIYVDRYNDCSQQVVITAATSSREHRRNTAVVLAEDTSTGEILRADVILDVIYELGVLTTTRELYIEEVPEAFKMWAFDSQGNAFSTLEGIEFTWKIASQNHRSVESKVKNSWQEVLRFLRFSESRHHEVPKEVEHLESIGLKGSMTLLEGVNTGSASVTVSLPYPEYSEIKPLVVQIMVLANLMLDPSDAHILVGDTIQFKIKQLKRGKLEEVSAQQYYLEIADNKYATLDGNYASGHTIGSTTVYLRDRNIPNHADSDMPPMPTAALTICDAKQLTLNLLPHYNWVTTVGERHEIAVDLVSRDGNKITLGSKYNIEASFDETIFHSLSRTTNGTRIYGEAVRKGGSTVSANFKSLTATAELSVFDRIDLKPRLVILPYDANSPKGQYIQFTASGGTDSFVWSSMHQQLVSIDGNGLAFTKPENLQNLVNFQSEYQHENVQKFGQIKVALAQNEKVARTADIFFLPPVKLEIVQYNFETAVNDVVEIHVAIYAKHNKTLMPFFACENLHLKLDFSSEIFVSESLPNENSKLSKNACRILTLRANNIGTTQLKVTYNFMNEVLKDEVTLVVFEKFNILNPILNEIVLPIGTTRNVIYENGPQKMFTIESELVRKIDYNNELVDVEDVQNEFSKDYHIFNVLCKVVGETKLTIDIYNSLSAKNCVPYISQMVTNIYCVKPRFLNLYTTAELRTSCPMKTKKSLMYLQGNSNNLEIGIEVLDAQNRKLMNISSLEFDWKFAQADGHIDDSINHRRQSEDEILTGVNIPVRDYLTVMVSDSSKISKIKGSVTSYSWKVLYGLSIDPEVPEFGIQKTPTSALKKPLIENELNFLTVNRNLLPFDSISIFIGKNEPERIPVSQGSGHYELTLSDQDIVSVEYDPIKSEIVIKPLRIGRVKVEVSDRCLTTEPSSLFVSVVSIGKIEVMVPDRVEKSKTIDAIVKLYDSMDNVMAVDSNNLQIYELREEVFNTKILTVKLGQQENLNFGEIRYIVTGLELGETKIVLSSGKGEKLIRSSDANIQVFPPLRLYPRNSTIIIGSNVQIYSQGGPYPDVNIIYFVQNENVVSMESAVATALKLGETKIIGKCVGINPATGRQIIFSQDSVHINVVPLDKIKIKTPLVRIKSGAVMPATLWGVPDISPMILGTLPRLSVTWSTNQPDVISIFGIFSEAGIDYNSNDMISVRIKALNPGEAKIQAVVVTPTGTQTVSVQVTVFKMLELVSPIHIRDKTILMPPKASINLKANLVDVAYKVADAANSIVSVTKDGTLVSKDTIGRDLIIASSLDQTLSLPIEVKNIHYVLATLDASSVKFKHTERKIPCGLSIFLKVTLHDNLGNEFSHNFGDINTLKHKLSSKEIADIHIGGNYTIGINLPREATGMLAVSLKDTAGVKYAEDFIKLSVAQSHHIFPTQTIFSVGDIICFDSPLTYPANWISTDKAVIEVDNNSGVGRVLAGGSKFGEKVKIVNGDQTHDYYKYELEIREADVIEFMKPQSIFNGENFRGYLILKNHIQNDKISNVFGKNITTCGNSILSEMPVNIFTCKLKLVNQENTKVLDNFKVVSIFDKQFGSYACEIQLLTSISELISSLKNLELSFELESQLKNGITDSMALKMVPAINVIPHQISVDQLSQQTITISGLDKVLHSVEVKPSHPSILEITQTAKSHGMLQYKAKLLQSLDSVADEPISIKIISPLTQQAVDVYIQSNNLIGNQQNLSSHIFNFVMQFGFIISALIILAVTIWVGVFCFNSKTTMNPQAFSPQKNGSLNQTLLRPAYTPQPQYPTYTRNNSPQSSPQSSGSAESPIYGGSPLNRYNRRYL